The following are encoded together in the Alphaproteobacteria bacterium genome:
- a CDS encoding CBS domain-containing protein: MDVSALRTLDSWPYRHRLADVMRTPVATVTADTTLAEAARRMVQAGIGALPVVDDGGCIIGILSERDALRLAAEGGAPTAHTVGSLMSAPVDAMPADTFVYRALARMQRRGFRHMPVVDAAGHPVGMVSARTLLAQRAAFALALGDEIDVAADAAALRATHDRLPALATALLADDVSPPAVAAVIAAVTRDMTGRAAALAQAAMIEDGRGPAPCGWCLLVLGSAGRGESLLAPDQDNALILDPRPEQDASAVDDWFAAFAGRLNAILDSGGIPLCKGGVMAREADYRRTRAGWRTTVARWAENPDGEAVLAADIFFDLVSVAGDATLADGLRQDAIAAVASSPLFLRRLAEPVGGAEAALGWFGTIRLKEGRVDVKRAVLMPIVATLRVLALRRGIKQVATKERLRELRAQGVVSEADATALERARETAMAVLLRQQIADITAGKAPGNAVDPGILDRPARRALRWSIERATLMPGLVGDAL; this comes from the coding sequence ATGGACGTTTCGGCCCTCAGAACGCTCGACAGCTGGCCCTACCGGCATCGGCTGGCCGACGTGATGCGCACGCCGGTCGCGACGGTGACGGCCGACACCACGCTGGCCGAAGCCGCTCGCCGGATGGTTCAGGCCGGCATCGGCGCCCTGCCGGTGGTCGATGACGGTGGCTGCATCATCGGCATCCTGTCCGAGCGCGATGCATTGCGGCTCGCTGCCGAGGGCGGCGCGCCCACCGCGCATACGGTCGGCTCGCTGATGTCCGCGCCGGTCGATGCGATGCCGGCCGACACCTTCGTCTATCGGGCCCTGGCGCGGATGCAGCGGCGCGGCTTCCGCCACATGCCGGTGGTTGATGCGGCAGGCCATCCGGTCGGCATGGTATCGGCCCGTACGTTGCTGGCGCAGCGCGCCGCCTTCGCGCTGGCGCTTGGCGACGAGATCGATGTGGCTGCCGATGCCGCCGCCCTGCGCGCTACCCACGACCGACTGCCGGCCCTGGCGACCGCGTTGCTCGCCGACGACGTGTCGCCACCTGCCGTGGCCGCCGTGATCGCCGCCGTCACCCGCGACATGACGGGCCGGGCGGCGGCACTCGCGCAGGCGGCGATGATCGAGGACGGCAGGGGCCCCGCGCCCTGCGGGTGGTGCCTGCTGGTGCTGGGATCGGCGGGGCGCGGCGAGAGCCTGCTGGCGCCCGATCAGGACAATGCGCTGATCCTCGATCCGCGGCCGGAGCAGGACGCGTCTGCGGTCGACGACTGGTTCGCCGCCTTTGCCGGTCGCCTGAACGCGATCCTGGATTCCGGCGGCATCCCGCTCTGCAAGGGTGGCGTGATGGCCCGCGAGGCTGATTATCGGCGCACGCGCGCGGGGTGGCGCACGACCGTCGCGCGCTGGGCGGAGAATCCCGACGGCGAAGCCGTGCTGGCGGCTGACATCTTTTTCGACCTCGTATCGGTGGCCGGCGACGCGACGCTGGCCGACGGGCTGCGCCAGGACGCGATCGCCGCCGTTGCGAGCTCGCCGCTGTTCCTGCGCCGGCTGGCCGAACCGGTGGGCGGTGCCGAGGCGGCATTGGGCTGGTTCGGCACCATTCGCCTCAAGGAGGGTCGCGTGGACGTCAAGCGCGCCGTCCTCATGCCGATCGTGGCGACGCTGCGCGTGCTGGCGCTGCGACGCGGCATCAAGCAGGTGGCCACGAAAGAGCGCCTGCGGGAGCTTCGTGCGCAGGGCGTGGTAAGCGAGGCCGACGCGACGGCGCTTGAGAGGGCGCGCGAGACGGCAATGGCGGTATTGCTGCGCCAGCAGATCGCCGACATCACCGCCGGCAAAGCGCCGGGCAATGCCGTCGATC
- a CDS encoding 3'-5' exonuclease encodes MATTLAGSRFVALDTETTGLSVWRDAVVSIALVELVDGHPAAAPLIDARVRPGRSIPASATAIHGIADADVAAAAPLSSLWPRLTTGFDGAVVVGHGIGFDMAILKREARRAALPWRAPPTLDTRALSVALEPRLLHLDLAEIAHRHGVECGARHTALGDALTAARLFGHLVGRLEAIGVHTVAAAAAFAERAHALR; translated from the coding sequence GTGGCGACCACGCTCGCGGGCAGCCGGTTTGTTGCGCTCGACACCGAGACCACGGGCCTGTCGGTATGGCGGGACGCCGTGGTCTCGATCGCGCTCGTAGAGCTCGTCGATGGCCACCCGGCCGCCGCGCCGCTGATCGACGCGCGCGTGCGGCCCGGCCGGTCGATTCCGGCCAGCGCCACCGCCATCCACGGGATCGCCGACGCCGATGTCGCCGCGGCGGCGCCGCTGTCGTCGCTGTGGCCGCGGCTGACGACGGGGTTCGACGGCGCTGTGGTCGTCGGCCATGGCATCGGTTTCGACATGGCCATCCTCAAGCGCGAGGCGCGCCGGGCGGCATTGCCCTGGCGCGCGCCGCCGACCCTTGATACCCGGGCGCTGTCGGTGGCGCTGGAGCCGCGCCTTCTGCACCTCGATCTCGCCGAGATCGCCCATCGCCACGGCGTGGAGTGCGGCGCCCGCCACACCGCCTTGGGGGATGCCCTGACGGCGGCCCGGTTGTTCGGCCACCTGGTCGGTCGCCTCGAGGCGATCGGCGTGCACACCGTCGCCGCTGCCGCCGCCTTCGCCGAACGCGCCCACGCGCTGCGCTGA
- a CDS encoding DUF4212 domain-containing protein yields MSDTGLTPEKAKAYWNRTSTLMWGVLAIWFIFSFAVHFFAVPLNEVKILGFPLGFYMAAQGSLIIFVWVIFWYGGRQNAIDEEFNVAED; encoded by the coding sequence ATGTCGGATACAGGCCTCACGCCCGAGAAAGCCAAGGCGTACTGGAACAGGACAAGCACGCTGATGTGGGGGGTCCTGGCCATCTGGTTCATCTTCAGCTTCGCGGTCCACTTCTTCGCCGTGCCCCTGAACGAGGTCAAGATCCTCGGCTTCCCCTTGGGCTTCTACATGGCGGCCCAGGGATCGCTGATCATCTTCGTCTGGGTGATCTTCTGGTATGGCGGACGGCAGAACGCCATCGATGAAGAGTTCAACGTGGCCGAGGACTGA
- a CDS encoding cation acetate symporter, whose protein sequence is MATKGDFISNLGRIYGIYTGGFVGFTILLAILEQMGLGQKIIGYCFILGTILVYAIIGYLSRTAQVSEYYVAGRVVPAFYNGMATGSDWMSAASFISMAGSLYVLGYGGLGYVLGWTGGYVLVAILLAPYLRKFGQYTVPDFLGARYESNTVRLLGVVVLMAASFTYVVAQVFGVGLIAARTIGLNFEVACYVGLLGILVCSMLGGMRAVTWTQVAQYIILIVAYLIPVVWLSAQKTGVPVPQIMYGQALEAITALEDKLGVVKHHVAPFVDARGQFSTTEMLNFLFLILCLMIGTASLPHILMRYFTTPNVREARKSVAWSLLFIFLLYFTAPAYAAFAKWEVYGSLVGTEIAKLPAWVAKWAEISGMLSIKDANGDGILQLSELTFHPDIIVLATPEIAGLPYVISGLVAAGGFAAALSTADGLLLAIANALSHDLYYRMINPKADAKARLIVARVILIFVAIAAAATASTRPSTIVAMVAWAFSLAASGLFAPLVLGVWWKRTTAWGAGAGMAAGFGLCLFYLIGTQYYGMPLWFGIRNISCGIFGIPVAFLVTVVVSLMTPAPSRAMQDFIDSIRVPKGGVRLTSQKAALVE, encoded by the coding sequence ATGGCGACCAAAGGCGACTTCATCAGCAATCTCGGCCGGATCTACGGCATCTACACCGGCGGCTTCGTGGGGTTCACGATCCTACTGGCCATCCTCGAGCAGATGGGCCTCGGGCAGAAGATCATCGGCTACTGCTTCATCCTCGGCACGATCCTCGTCTACGCCATCATCGGCTACCTGTCGCGAACCGCGCAGGTCTCAGAGTACTACGTGGCGGGTCGCGTCGTGCCGGCGTTCTACAACGGCATGGCGACCGGTTCGGACTGGATGAGCGCCGCCTCGTTCATTTCCATGGCCGGCTCCCTCTATGTGCTGGGCTATGGCGGCCTCGGCTACGTGCTGGGCTGGACCGGCGGCTACGTGCTGGTGGCCATCCTGCTGGCGCCATACCTGCGCAAGTTCGGCCAGTACACGGTGCCCGACTTCCTCGGCGCCCGTTACGAGAGCAACACCGTGCGGCTGCTGGGCGTCGTCGTGCTGATGGCGGCGTCCTTCACCTACGTCGTGGCACAGGTCTTCGGCGTCGGCCTGATCGCCGCCCGGACCATCGGGCTGAACTTCGAGGTCGCCTGCTATGTCGGCCTGCTCGGCATCCTGGTGTGCTCGATGCTCGGCGGCATGCGGGCGGTGACCTGGACCCAGGTGGCGCAGTACATCATCCTCATCGTCGCCTACCTGATCCCGGTGGTCTGGCTGTCGGCACAGAAGACCGGGGTTCCGGTGCCGCAGATCATGTACGGCCAGGCGCTCGAGGCGATCACCGCGCTCGAGGACAAGCTGGGTGTGGTCAAGCACCACGTCGCGCCCTTCGTCGACGCCAGGGGCCAGTTCAGTACCACCGAGATGCTGAACTTCCTGTTCCTGATCCTCTGCCTGATGATCGGCACGGCTTCGCTGCCGCACATCCTGATGCGCTACTTCACGACGCCCAACGTCCGTGAAGCCCGCAAGTCAGTGGCCTGGAGCCTGCTGTTCATCTTCCTGCTTTACTTCACAGCGCCGGCCTATGCCGCCTTCGCGAAGTGGGAGGTCTACGGCAGCCTGGTCGGCACCGAGATCGCCAAGCTGCCGGCCTGGGTCGCCAAATGGGCCGAGATCTCCGGCATGCTGTCGATCAAGGATGCCAACGGCGACGGGATCCTGCAGCTGTCGGAGCTGACCTTCCATCCCGACATCATCGTGCTCGCGACGCCGGAGATTGCCGGCCTGCCCTACGTGATATCGGGTCTCGTGGCCGCCGGTGGCTTCGCTGCCGCGCTGTCGACCGCCGACGGCCTGCTGCTGGCGATCGCCAACGCGCTCAGCCACGATCTCTACTACCGCATGATCAACCCCAAGGCCGACGCCAAGGCCAGGCTGATCGTGGCCCGCGTCATCCTGATCTTCGTCGCCATCGCGGCGGCGGCGACGGCATCGACCCGGCCGTCAACGATCGTGGCGATGGTCGCGTGGGCCTTCTCGCTCGCCGCTTCGGGACTGTTCGCGCCCCTGGTGCTGGGCGTGTGGTGGAAGCGCACCACGGCCTGGGGTGCCGGCGCCGGCATGGCGGCGGGCTTCGGCCTCTGCCTGTTCTATCTGATCGGCACCCAGTACTACGGCATGCCTCTGTGGTTCGGCATTCGCAACATCTCCTGCGGCATCTTCGGCATCCCGGTTGCCTTCCTCGTCACCGTGGTGGTGAGCCTGATGACGCCGGCCCCGTCGCGCGCGATGCAGGACTTCATCGACTCGATCCGCGTCCCCAAGGGCGGGGTCCGGCTGACCAGCCAGAAGGCGGCGCTGGTCGAATAG
- a CDS encoding YggT family protein yields the protein MGETVNLFWAYWPYQVPNYLLSALFWTCIGRFVLGLFFPPGHPNYIWRNFCRLTDWLLALVRPITPGFVLAAFLPLVAGFWVLVARYVFYVVMRVAGLVPPLGNMVSG from the coding sequence GTGGGCGAGACGGTCAATCTTTTCTGGGCCTACTGGCCCTACCAGGTGCCGAACTACCTGCTGTCGGCACTGTTCTGGACGTGCATCGGTCGCTTCGTCCTGGGCCTGTTCTTCCCGCCTGGGCATCCAAACTACATCTGGCGGAACTTCTGCCGCCTGACCGACTGGCTGCTGGCACTCGTGCGGCCGATCACCCCCGGCTTCGTGCTCGCGGCCTTTCTGCCGCTCGTCGCCGGCTTCTGGGTGCTGGTCGCGCGCTACGTCTTCTACGTCGTCATGCGGGTGGCCGGGCTCGTGCCACCCCTCGGCAACATGGTATCCGGCTAG